The following DNA comes from Thunnus thynnus chromosome 3, fThuThy2.1, whole genome shotgun sequence.
ttaaatagtGGTGTAGTTAACTGGGGAGCTTataacaaaccaaaaaaatgagTAGACTCAATCACTACAGTGATTAttgctttatttaaaatatattgaaattatTACAGACAAATGGTGAGCACGAGTACAGTATTTTGGAGCAATTTTGAGTAAGTGTACAAGTGTTGCGGATAGTTTGACATGCATAGCTACAGTTGTACTTACGGTAAGATTCAAGTTGGAATgaagtggggtttttttccagtgatttCTCAGAGGCACCCCCACGATTCCTTGAAGGCTTCTCCTGCAGTGCTTGAGGGGTCTTTCGGGGATCCTTTAAGGCTCCTTCAGGAGTCCTTGTGGGTTTTCTAGGAGGTGGGAAACTGGAGGTGTCTCCATCAGCGACCTTAAATGAGCTTCCAGGAGTTCTTTAAAGGTCTAATGAAATCCTTCATTAGTCTTTAGTAGCCTTCAAAGGGTCACCCAGAGGTTCAGGGAGATTTCCCATGGCAAATTCATGTTACTTTCACTCATTTGATTTAGTAGAAATTATCAAAGTAAACAATGCACAAAGATGATTAACTTTACCTCAGACAGAATATTGGTATAACATATTGGAATATTCGTGCTTGGAATATCTATAAAGGCTAATGGGACATTTGTACTCTAATGACATGAAACTCACAAAGAAgctaatatttaatataatatactaCCAGAGCGCTTTATTAAGAGGAGAAAAGGGTTTGTTCATTCCTTTATTTTCGACATAATGACAATATACACCTACAGCACTGAGTTTCAGTTATCATTTGATCTTTGAGCgattctctctgtttctctctctttcttaagACTGAGCTTCTAAACTTTAATTCTGAGACTGACAGTAGctatataaatagaaaaaaacgtAGACGTTTcatattattaattcatattccAGTAAATATTTGTTGTCTGCTACTTTTACGGCTTATGATTTTAACGCTCATTAAATGACAGCTCCTGACTATGAACATGTATATTTGCCATAACATAATTAGAATAACCTCGCAATATATTTTGCAGCTTGTGacaaaacagaaaggaaaacgTCACGTTTTCCGTCTCGTTTACTGAACTGCCAGTTCCAGGTTTTACAGCTCCGGAAAGGGAGCGGACTTGTTTTCCTTGAGGGAGCAGAGGGAAGCGGTCAGGTGGTCGCTCACTGTGTCAGTTGGGAGCCGGGCCCTGACATTTTACCGACTGCTCATTTACATTAACTCGGGTTTTAAGTTATCTGATAAACCGAAAGCTAAACTGTAACCGGCCCTTTCATAGCTGTGTGGAACGTGGCCTCTACATATCTCAAGGCTGATTTACATCAACCGTAACCAAGTAAAATAtgtcttccttcctttttttttttggtttgtgcagaaaaaaaaatctcaacgGTTAACGCAAAACACAATTTTCTAACgtcaaaactattattattattattattattattattattattattattattattattatattagcagtaggagtagtagtagtggtggcGGTGGCAGTAGTACTAGGCTACCATTAGTGGTAACAGTCATAGCAGTagactattattatttttattattactactaacaGGCATCTATTCCATATTTGGACGCATGGAAAGTCTCtttataaaattttattttattttatttatttatttatttattttgcgaGGCCTATTCTTTTGCTATTATTGTGTCCGTCACTTTTTATCTGCAGTTTAAGCCATTAGCATAAAAGTGGGGCACTTTTGgggatttgaacattttttaattagCAATAACTTCTAAGACTGCAAAGGTCAGTTCAAACACATAAAACTAATCACGTCACGGTCTTTATGGATTTATGCTCGTTTAATGTTTTGACTGTAAAAGGAATGATTAAACAGTACTTATAGACTgactaaaaatataatatacatttaGTAACAGTGGAATTAAAATGTATAACAATATCATTTGTTAATATAACAAATCACAAATGATTATGAGATAACAATTCTCAATccaataaaagttaaaataacatttaaatttttgtgacattttatatgattattttcaatGAACATTTGATATTAGAGCCAAGTGTAGGCTATCTAATGTTTAATCTTGTATAACTAACCTTAGGTTGCACCGTATTTTCTGACATGATGTTTTGCAGTGtacctgatgtgtgtgtaacataCAAATCCCTGGATTGTATTagtaatgaaataaatgattgacTTAATTCCAGAAAACTGACATGCGTTGCACGTCCAGGGCTGGCCAGTGTCTGCTTCCACGGCCCTCACCGTGCGACTTCATTCACATCATGTCAACTGAAAATATGTGGGCCAGTATTCCTTGGCTCTGTTAGCCGAAGATGAACCAAAGTGAGAACACACAACCCAGTGGGAGCCGTCAGAAACACATATGAGGTCTTCTCAGACGTTGGCTGCCTATTGACAGAAATTTTCAATTATAGAAGAAAAAAGCATGATCTTAACGTGATAGTCCGCATGGCTTCAACTGATATGATCTGTTAGTCAGTATAGAGAACCTGTGGACTAGCATGAGCATTAACTCCAGTCATTTCTAATCATATTTAATGATGAAATTATTTCCACGCACATGGTGTGTCCTGCTCACCAGATACACACTGAAATGCATTAAACCTGTGGTTAATCTATGtgtctataataataataataataataataataatgataatgataataataataataacgtgttccaaattaaaaatggaaaacagtgCAGCTTTGCAGAGTGTAGAAAAAGGTCAACACTGACGGTGtatatttcattaaattttAGAATATAttgagtaaaaacaaaacaaacaaaacaaaaaaaaaacgacagGCTATGTCGACCATATATTATAGTCTACTTTATGTGTATACCGTGAAACACTCAGTGTCAGAATCAAGAACAGGATCATCTCACTTTACTCttgaccttgtgtgtgtgtgtgtgtgtgtgtgtgtgtgtgcgtgcgtgcgtgtgtgtgtgtgtgtgtgtgtgtgtgtgtgtgtgtgtgtgtgtgtgtgtgtgtgccagcagGCCTACTTAGCAGGCCCATTGACATTAAAGACAAGTAAACAGACGCTGCAGACGGGGCcagaggagggggtgggggttcACCATTGGTTGATGGAGGCTGTGAAGTCAGTTTCTCCTCCCCGGTAGTAAAGATGACGTAGTAAatcagactctctctctctttgataCAGGCATACTGGCTTGACCATTGCTCAGTATCAACTAGCCAGTAGTGTTGACCCAATGCCTGCCCAGACTGGTCCTGCCTTGCCAAACGGCTCTGGGGCTGGCAGCTGCGAACTGACCTgcagaggaggatgagaggaagTACTGAGGGAAAAAAGAAGGAATACGCACTGTGAGTCTCTccgagaagaggaagaggaggaataaGCGCTGTGACTTTATAACGAGGAGAAGAAGTGGCAGAGGAACAATGAGCTGTATGGACAGAACTGAGCGGCCAGCAGGATAGACAGGACTAGCCCGGGTCTAGCCTACTGTTGCACGGAATTCCGCCTCTCACGGTCGGACTCGGTGGGTTGTTTCTGTCGGGGGCCGATGGGGAGATTATTCAAGATGCAAACATCTGCTCCGGACAACCGTTAAACAGCGAAGTCgagtctgctgcagctgcagcatccGAGAAGGAcccctgcgtgtgtgtgtgtgtgtgtgtgtgtgtgtgtgcgcgtgtgtgtgtgtgtgtgtgtgtgtgtgtgtgtgtgtgtgtcactatgAGTCTTGTCTCGGGCTTCCCTCACCACCCGGTCATGCACCACCACGACAGCCACCACTACTCCTTGCATGCGGCAGCGGCCGGACGGTGTCACGAGGACACCGGGGCTCCTCAGTACTTTACGAGCTGGCTGATAAGCCATGCGGATATGTCTCCCACCGAGTACAGCCTCGCGCCCGGCTACAGCCCCGAGTACCATGGCAACAGCGGCAGCGGGTCTACAGGCGGCCTGGAcccccaccatcaccaccaccaccaccactatgGACCCGGCGGCTTGGTACCGGGGGCCGGCACCATCTCAGTGAACGGAGCCCCAGTCGGTATGCACCACCACACACACCCTCGGACCGTGAAGCGGAGACCCACGGCCAACCGCAAGGAGAGGCGGCGGACCCAAAGCATCAACTCGGCCTTCGCGGAGCTGAGGGAGTGTATCCCTAACGTCCCGGCCGACACCAAGCTGTCCAAGATCAAGACACTGCGGCTGGCCACCAGCTACATCTCCTACCTGATGGACATCTTGGACAAGGACGGACAACACGGAGACACGCAGGCTTTCAAGGCCGAGCTGAAAAAGACGGAGGCTCGGGAGGAACGGAGGAAGAGAGAAGCGGTAAGAGCATCTGACACACTCCTAAATAGCCAGCCATGTTGGTCCTGAAAGTTTTTTTGGAATAACAGGAAAGTAAATAACTTCTTCAGACAGCTTCGTTGATCTGTATGAATGTCCAGTATGTAGACCATAACCCATAATAAGGCTAGCTAGCTTAATGTAAAAACACGGACAGTAGCCTAGCTGCCGTTAAAATGTTGCCGTGTTTATTTGGGGGAAGTATAGGCAACAGTTAAATTACCTATAGGCCTTTAACCAATCTTCATTTCGACATACAGGCTACATATTACTGACTCATTGTACAGACCAATAGTGAGGAAAAAGAAACGAGACAACAGCCTGTAACTATTGAGAGTTCAGTGGATAATGTAGCTTTTATGGACTTGTTGTGATggaggacacacacatatactataGCTTAGCTTTAAAATACAAGTGGATTGTACACTCTCAACGTGTGGAATTGTTGTCaggcttttctttctttttttcttttttaacatgaCCTAAATTCACGGGGCGCGAGGAAGGTTTTATAGGGAGAAAATGATACATTGTTGCTATTCTGTAAATAagtattcagtgtttcttttaATGGTTTATCTCACAAAGATTAACGACTAGAGGTCACAGGTGACTATCCTGTCAACATTTTCTCTTCGTTAGCTCTTCTTATAGTCAAACAGGCAGGGTTCAGGAGCAGATTCAGGATTAATATGACAACTGAGGAGCCTATAGAAAAGAACATGTTGGTCTTATTTTTCGAGTAAATTCGCCATATTGGTTTTTTTTGGACATCGAAACGTGTCATTAAGTCTCATATTAGAGGAAAATGGACTCCGTATCcattaagaaataaaacatttaaaataaataaaatcagatttcGTGTAGGTAGAGCATACTGGATAGAATTTATAGAATGTAGTTTAacttaatttacaaaaaaaacccatttgaTTACAAATCAATTTTGCATAGCGTATAATCCACAAAATGGAACTTAATTTTGCCTTATTCTACTTTTGCTCGCTTGtagaaagttatttttttccttcgAACCTGTGAAGAGCGCTATGAACAAATTGTTTCAATAAAGAAAAGATTCGTAATCAAAATAAAGGGCTGCTTTGTGAATTATATTGAATCCAGCAGGGCAAAATTTAAAAGGTCATGGGTCACTGGCCATCACTGACTTTAAGAAGGTTGTGGGTCATTAAGTTAGCGGCTCTAATGTGACCAAGATATAAATATAAGTGTTGAATATTTTGCCGAATGTGTGCTCAGTTATTTGGGAGACGGTAAAGATGGAAGGACTGTATATAGGCCCATACTTATTCgctcataataataataataataataataataataataataataataattatgataata
Coding sequences within:
- the hand2 gene encoding heart- and neural crest derivatives-expressed protein 2, encoding MSLVSGFPHHPVMHHHDSHHYSLHAAAAGRCHEDTGAPQYFTSWLISHADMSPTEYSLAPGYSPEYHGNSGSGSTGGLDPHHHHHHHHYGPGGLVPGAGTISVNGAPVGMHHHTHPRTVKRRPTANRKERRRTQSINSAFAELRECIPNVPADTKLSKIKTLRLATSYISYLMDILDKDGQHGDTQAFKAELKKTEAREERRKREAVEIPKTTSSSSSSSSSSSSSSSAGDKKTKGRTGWPQHVWALELKQ